The following are from one region of the Arachis duranensis cultivar V14167 chromosome 10, aradu.V14167.gnm2.J7QH, whole genome shotgun sequence genome:
- the LOC127743048 gene encoding protein FAR1-RELATED SEQUENCE 5-like, protein MDELLVDSDGNDVKDLLLNSTRSIGRVNFVGLSVDDAKKYVFSDLDVAYAFYNAFGRVNEFSIRKFKVGRNEIDKRILWQTFVCLRQGYRIFRGIDETNKKRAPKSETRCGCVAQMRVHIDVGRDWWYTTLIQNEHNHELIPPTLSRMLRSQ, encoded by the coding sequence ATGGATGAATTGTTAGTTGATAGTGATGGCAATGATGTTAAAGACCTGTTATTGAATAGTACAAGAAGTATCGGTCGGGTTAATTTCGTAGGTTTGAGCGTTGATGATGCTAAGAAGTATGTATTTTCAGACCTTGATGTTGCCTATGCCTTTTACAATGCATTTGGGAGGGTCaatgaattttcaattaggaAGTTCAAGGTTGGGCGAAATGAGATTGATAAGCGCATACTTTGGCAAACATTTGTGTGTTTGAGACAAGGATATCGTATTTTTAGAGGGATCGATGAAACAAATAAGAAGAGAGCTCCAAAGTCAGAGACTAGGTGTGGGTGTGTAGCACAAATGCGAGTTCACATAGATGTTGGCAGGGACTGGTGGTATACAACATTGATTCAAAATGAACATAATCATGAGTTAATACCCCCAACTTTGAGCCGGATGTTGAGATCGCAATGA